The sequence below is a genomic window from Quadrisphaera setariae.
GGTCGTCCTCGGTGGCGCAGCCACGCTAGCCACTCCCTCGGTCCGTGCTCCTCCACGGCAGGGTCCGGCTCCGGCATCGGCGACCCGGCGCAGAACGCCACGTGGCGGCGTCCGCCCTCCGACAGGGGCGCCGAGGCCAGGAGGTCCCGCAGCCGAGCAGCGCGCTCGAACCGGGGTGCACCGGACGGCCACTCGCGACAGGGACCGGACCGCCACCGCGACCTCGCGGCGCGTCTGCGCCGGGCCCCGGTGACAGGTCGAACCCCCTGCTGGGGGAGGATCCGAGCGGGTGCAGCGTCGACGTCGACAGGGGGACCCGTGCTGGTGCGGCGACTGGTGACCGGTGAGGTCGACGCCCGCGACCTCACCGCCTGCCGGCTGCTCGCCGCCTTCGAGCGGCGCCGCGGTGCCCTGGTCCCCGTGGCCTTCCTCGCCTTCGACGGCGACGTCGAGCTCGTCCACACCGCTCCGACGCACCGCCGCCGAGGCGTCGCGTCGGCGCTGCTCGCGCGGGCGCTCGAGGCGGTGCCGTCCCTCGGCTACTCGGCGGACCACACCGCTGACGGGGCTGCCTGGGGCCGCGCCCGCGGGCTGCAGGTCCCCGCTGCTGAGACCCTCACCGATGACGCCGAGGTCGCCTGGGCCGCGGCGTCGGTCTACCTCTACCTCACGCACACCGACCCGGAGGAGCTGCTGGGCCTGCGCCCGCTGCGACGGCGCCGACCGCGGGGCCGTGCTCGCACCTGAGGCGATCCCCGAGCGCTGCGACGCAGGACCTCAGCCGGCGAGGGCGTCCCTCGCGGCGCGCACGGCGGCGAGTGCCTCGTCCACGAGGCCGGCGTCCGCCCAGCGCTCCCACCACTCCTCGTCCTCGGAGGAGGTGATGCGGTCGCACGCCGCCATGGCCAGCGGGACGACCCCTGGCGCTGCCTCTGCCAGCGACCGCGCGAGCGCGTGGTGCTCGGCGGGGACGTCGACCCGGTCCACCGCCCACGCCACCACGAGCGCCGCGGCCAGCGCCTCCACCGCCTCGGGAGCGTCCAGCGGCCGACCGCGGTCTGCAGCTCGTTCCAGTGCAGCGCGGACGAGCGGCGCTCGACGGATCACCGCGGCGTCCTCCAGCTCGTCCACCCAGTCCGCGGCGATGTCGTCCTCGACGAGTCCCGTCCCCCAGGCGCCCACGGCCCGTCCCTACGCCTGTCGCTGCTGCGCGGACGCCAGCCGCACGAGGTTGCGCGCCGCCATGGCGATGGTCAGCGGGCCCACCCGCGGCACGAAGACGCCAGCCCGCTCGTGCGCGGAGGCGTCGAAGTTGGTGAACTCCGCGACGTCCACGCAGATCGCCCCCGCCTTCAGCTCATCGCCGCGGACGAGCTCGAAGTCGCGCGAGGGCACCGCCGAGATGACGACGTCGGCGTCTGCCAGCGCGGTGCGCCGGTCGACCTCGGAGTCGCGCACGTCGTGGGAGTGGCGGCCGATGGCCGGCTCGAACACCAGCGGACCCGTGAGGTCCAGGGAGTGCACGCGGGCGCCGTCGTTGGCGAGCATCGCCGCCAGGGGGCGGCCCACGACGTCGCTGCGGTTGATGACGCACGCGGTGACGCCCTCCAGCGGGGCGTTCTCCCGGTCGCTGCGCAGGCCCGCCGCCTGCAGCAGCTTGAGCACGGCCAGCGGCGTGCACGGCAGGATCGCCCGGAACCGGCGCTCGGGGTCCACGAAGCGCTGGTTCTCGTAGAGCAACCGCCCCCAGAACGAGTGCATGCCCTCGACGTCCTTGCGCGGGTCCACCAGCTCGCGCAGCCACCGGTCCCCGGTGCGGTCGGTCAGCGGGTAGTAGAGGAAGACGCCGTCGACGTCGGGGTCCGTGTTCGCCCCAGCGACAGTGGCCTCCGCCTGCTCGGACGTGGTCCGCCGCAGCTCGAAGTCGATGCCGACGTCCTCGAAGCCCCGCTGGGCGTACCGCGCGTAGGTGGCGGCCGGCCCCTTCTCCTGGCTGATCAGCCCGACCACGCGCAGCGACCGGCCTTGCACGGCGAGGCGCCGCACGTCAGCGCGGACCTGGTCGCGGAACCCCGCGGCGACCGGGGAGGGGTCGAGCACCGTCGCGGTCATGGCCCCGGACCCTACCCAGGGCAGCCGGCTGCGCCGTCGTGCGGCGGGCAGACCGGCTCCCGCTCGTGGTTGTATCGATACACAAGGGGTGGTTCGACCGCTGTCCAGCCCCCTCTCCGTCTGTCACGATCACCTTCTGCGGTCGCGACGGCTCGCCGTGAGGAGGTCGGCCCGTGGTGACGATGCGAGACGTCGCTGACGCCGCCGGCGTGTCGGCGATGACCGTGTCCAACGTCCTGGCGGGGCGGAACGTCAGGTCCGAGACGCGCGAGCGCGTCCTGGCGGTGGTGGAGCAGACCGGCTACCGGGTCAACGTGGCGGCGCAGAACCTCCGCAGGCGCCGGACCGGGGTGGTCGGCCTCGCGGTGCACGAGCTCGACAGCCACTAC
It includes:
- a CDS encoding DUF4259 domain-containing protein, yielding MGAWGTGLVEDDIAADWVDELEDAAVIRRAPLVRAALERAADRGRPLDAPEAVEALAAALVVAWAVDRVDVPAEHHALARSLAEAAPGVVPLAMAACDRITSSEDEEWWERWADAGLVDEALAAVRAARDALAG
- a CDS encoding bifunctional methylenetetrahydrofolate dehydrogenase/methenyltetrahydrofolate cyclohydrolase — translated: MTATVLDPSPVAAGFRDQVRADVRRLAVQGRSLRVVGLISQEKGPAATYARYAQRGFEDVGIDFELRRTTSEQAEATVAGANTDPDVDGVFLYYPLTDRTGDRWLRELVDPRKDVEGMHSFWGRLLYENQRFVDPERRFRAILPCTPLAVLKLLQAAGLRSDRENAPLEGVTACVINRSDVVGRPLAAMLANDGARVHSLDLTGPLVFEPAIGRHSHDVRDSEVDRRTALADADVVISAVPSRDFELVRGDELKAGAICVDVAEFTNFDASAHERAGVFVPRVGPLTIAMAARNLVRLASAQQRQA